From Nymphalis io chromosome 10, ilAglIoxx1.1, whole genome shotgun sequence, a single genomic window includes:
- the LOC126771376 gene encoding chorion class B protein M2410-like: MATKTILALCLQFLFLKSIFAQCIGIPEAYGLAGSGIPGPFTSQLTMHIPALPSPAFSIVADDLIVDGIVSVAGSLPFLGTVTLGGSVPAVGEGSVVYNCGNGEIGIVRETPTGRIPVGVY, encoded by the exons atggcGACTAAAACAATTCTTGCTCTCTGcctccaatttttatttttaaag AGTATTTTCGCTCAATGTATTGGCATACCAGAAGCGTATGGCCTAGCAGGCTCTGGCATACCGGGCCCTTTCACCAGTCAGCTGACAATGCACATACCGGCACTACCTTCACCAGCCTTCTCGATCGTAGCTGATGATTTAATTGTGGACGGTATCGTGTCTGTTGCCGGGTCTCTGCCATTCCTTGGCACAGTGACATTAGGAGGCTCCGTTCCAGCTGTAGGCGAAGGATCAGTTGTATATAACTGTGGTAATGGTGAGATTGGCATTGTGAGAGAAACGCCAACAGGTCGTATACCAGTTGGGGTATACTAA